acaatttaatatcaaatttaatGGGAATTTGCCATCTGCTTTTAGATAAACTGGttagaaaaatgtattactaaaTAAGAAACAACGGTATTCATACTGacgattataaatataatttcacctattttgatattttaataaggGCATGTCaatattattctactgcagtaataaTGATTAACTGCAATTTATTGTAtacttttttattaatatttaatgtttttgttaacAGGTTGtacatttaccaaaaaaatgaaaaataattaactAAACAAAacttagttactgcagtaactgcagcagAATATTCTGAAATTATCcttaaaaatgtaacaaaaaaataattatactatgATGTCAGTTATCAGGAAAATACTTTCATattaattttactattatttatagtcaaataaataatatttacaaccTTCTCTATTGTTTTGTTATAGGTATTCACGATAGCAGTTATCAGTGTAGTGAGGGCGGTGGTTTCAATGATGGTATCGTCATCAACAAACTCTGCAGGTGATATCGTTGATACAGTAAGTACAGTAATGTATAGACtaaacaaaatgttatcacTAAATTTAGTGTACAATTTGTGTACAGTAGAATAAACTCAATGTTCCTCGTGTTCACCGATCATCTGGTGAACATTCATTTTCAAAGCTAGGCCCAGACCTTTGGAATAACCTTTCAAGCACAATTCGTGACTCATCTTcaattatgattttaaaaaaactcTTGAAAACCCATTTTTTCCCGAAATAATTATGTTCACCAGATGATCGGTCATTGTAATGTAAAGCGCTTTGATCCTTGTaaaggcgctatataaattgaaatgtcaatgttaatgttaatcaggggacactttctgaGTTGCCGAGTAAAGGGCAATACATGTTTTAGCACTTTCATTATTGTACCATTTTCTCTGTATCTTTTTGAATattgatgtatatatatattattatatttctaataataaataaagcacTACGGCTAACCTCTGTCAgcggacacccctattaaggggacaatttgttGGGTCCTAAAAGTGACTCTTTATAGAGATCCTACTTTATTACTGTACAATGTTATACTATTGGTATTCAATACAAACCAACATCACTGACTCAAACTGTGTACacttattaatttaaatgtaggcctaccctaAAACGTGTGACACATTGAACACAGCTATATTTTTCCACTGTCTTATATTACAGTGAGATTATACATACAAAATAACTCAAAACTTTCCCTGATTATAAATGGAATGATCCATGAAGAATGAAACTAGAAAAGTCTTGTTTTATAATAGCTGagatgtactgtacatgttttCTATACACTCATTCACACTGAACCTCCAGTTCAGTGataaaacttttatttcaaatatatcgttacggagatacatgggttgtgggtcaaaggtcagaaatggcatttccggtcattttttactaaaatgtcccattagactgaatataaatgtataccttctgatcaatttgagaccaaaattaccttgctgtgaccagtggttgtcgagatttaggGACGTGTTGGTGttataacctttcaccctgaccttttgacctttcgccacattttcaaaatgtgtaaccaagccaaaattgattgtttgaccaccctaaaccaatttctgaagtcaaattctctggacctcaaagtgcatacgaaagttgatctagctactagagtatataattttttagtattttcactatttactgtacagtaactAACATGGATCTTTGCATAATTATTAGTTCAATGAacttcaacaaataaataataaataattacttttaCTAATAACAATACTACCTCTGTACAAGTTAAATAATTACTGCACATTTTTCTTTTAGGTCCTGTGGTTAATACTGAAGTTCTTTTTACTGGGTGCGGAATTAAGTGTTCTCACATTTGGGCTAGCATTTGGGCACCTTGATAGTACAGCCAGTATTAAAAAGGCTCTTCTGGTTACAACTTGCATATCATTAGCATATTCGACCGTACAGGTGTGTTTTTCATTGTATTGTTATCATTTACAATGAGAATTTGTGAATTTAAACCGCTCTCTCTTTCGacaatttacattttgttaaatttaactttttagaataaattaaatgataatatattCATGAAGtatgtttttctttatatttatacatttttatcagttttttgtttaaattttgttttttttagggtGTTCTTGAAATTAAATATCCTGACAGTCATTTTGATAATCCTAACGCTGTGTTTGATGTTTTTTCTCATGGAGGCACAATCTTCTTTTTTACAAGTTCTCTCATTTTTTTCTTGGTATGTACCTTTTAATATCTTTTTCTATCAACCTGATAATATTCCGTTGGCACTGATAATCTCACGCTCTAGTACTACTCTACTGTACAGGTAGGACAAACTTGGGAAATTCCACTTCTCACAGGGCATGTTTTACCGCTGTACCTTTCCTGTGGAATGCACTACCTCATTGTAACCTAATTTCATCTACATTGAAACAGTTTAAGTCTGTTCTTAAAACCAACCTGTTTAATTTTAAGGACTGTGAAACCTTTTGGTAAAGACTGCCTGTCACTTTTCATATTTTATGATAATTGTTGCCAAGCATTTTATGGTGTGGGAGGGCGATCACTTGCCTAACACACTCTTAAATTGCTATGAGGTGTTTGATTTACAGCCCACTTACAAACATCACACCAGAATGTGTttaggagtgcaatttgtattACACACCTACCATTTTTCAAAAAGACCAGGCCTGGATTGCATCTACTACCGCATGCATAATTCTGAAGAATAAAAGTTCACTTTGAATTTAATAGAAAGAGCTCAGCTCCTGTTACCAGGGAGATAGAACACATGAAAAACAGTGAAAAGTGATATTTGAACTGTCCTCCAAAGAAAACTCACTGGACACCATACAAAATGCGGCCGTTAAGCTCagttcacactatcaaactggtttgacaaaaaaatgtgatgttcccaaatatggtagtgatgttgtcatgtccatatatgggtacatcgcatcttttggtcacataaagtttgacagagctttaaactccCAGATTTTGCTAGGCAATGTGAAAGAGCTATGAGCAATTCACAAAACAGCTGTGCAATTCGTCAGttgtattttcaaaattgttttgataaaaaatataaactattttggtattaatatatatatatatttttttctcctTAGATATATTCTGTTGTACTAATTTTACCTTTAACCAGACTAAGAGATTTTATAAAGTTACCATGTAAGTACAATAGGCGTAGAGTACAGTACAACATGTGATTCCAAAAAGGAAAGCTGATTGGTTGTTACCTAGCAGTCTATTATATTACAGGAGAACCCCTGTTAAATGGACACCTTCAAAcccaacaatgtattatttaaattgagTGTCCCCTGATGAGAGGTTTGCCagaagccttgtctacactatcaaactttatgtgtcaaaaaaatgtgatgtgcccatatcccatatatggacatgatgatgtcatatttaagcatagtactaccatatatgggcatatcaaacttttttgaaaaataaagtttgatagtgtagacaaggctttataatatatatttcctcTTGTTTGCTTCCCATGTCCTCTTAATAGGTTTGTTCCAAAGGAGGGGGTTGAAACATAACATTCATTCTTTTGAGGAATCACATGATGTCCTGCAAAGCTATATTAATAGTGTTAGGTCTTTCACAgcatttacacacagtttaaacATGCTCATTAAGAGCAAAGAATCATTCATTACATACATAaggattttaaataataatgtaaacctatttattattgaaacaaAAGGAAATTCATTATAGGGTATACCCAGAAAAAAGGGAAAATTCTGTGTATGCTTAGGAAATAGTGAATAGTGGAGTATGTATAGAAAAAGGGGAAAATCctataatgtactgtatgctTAGCAATAGGGAAAATCTTGTAGGATATGCTTAGGAAAAAGAGAAAATCCTATAGGGTATGCTTAGGAAATAGGGAAAATCCTATGGGGTATGTTTAGGAAATAGGGAAAATCCTATGAGGTATGCTTAGGAAATAGGGAAAATCCTATGGGGTATGCTTAGGAAATAGGGAAAATCCCATGGGGTATGTTTagagaaaaaagaaaatcttaTGGGGTATGATTTGTGTATTCATTGCTTGAAACCTATCATTTTATGATGAACGCCCTCTATTGTTGTACTGCaactttatactgtattattacaaGGACTCTTTGCCGTTTCCTCTTTTTATTAATCTACAATTCCACAAGAACAATTTTGGTAGCCCTGAGTGCCCAAGAATAGtagaataattgttattaaacaTTCATATcattcaataatatattatcactgtataattttattcaattgaagtacatacagtatataaaattatGTGCTTTTTTTGGCACGGTTAAAGAGTTTGGGCTGTAGGCGGTCAATATAAGAAAGTTATTGGAAATAATTTAGTGTCAgatcaaattcaaataaaaactgtggcctctaTGTAGTTTACGAACATACAGGAGTGAAAAAACAACAGTAAGGGTGTGTgggcagtgtgttggacgttcgactactgattgtgagatcgaggttcgaatccaacacTCGCCGCATtccttgtatccttaggcaagatactttacttaagtttacctctctccacccagttgtataaatgggaacccagttagatcaagacacaactttgcgctgattactagctgcattatgggagtatgattccatatgtgtttgatccaaaatgactggggtaataatgttagCGCTTAGAGgattcacaacattaggcgctatataaatccaggatattattattattattttagccGGAGGTAATTATTTATCAATTCTTGTAATGCACTGTGTTACAGTACAATTAGAATTAAGATATCAGCATTCGTGTTAACAGTATggatacatttaattatttcattacttttttttttatttattttttattttttgatttgCAGCTAAAcgttcattttactattactgtGCTTGTCTTGCAACTGTCAACTGTGTCCAGCTAATTGGATGTGCTATCCTCTTCTATAATATTCAACCGGGTTTATGGTAAGTATATTCAATAAGAGCATGGTTCTGTCTTAAGAATTTTggtatttacaaatattgtgtgtTTCTAGCAAGAACTTGTCTTTTAGCGCCAAATAAACCGattatttcaaaattgtaatttttgcTCCAAAATCAGTGTGTAGTCGTTAGAATTACCCAAAATACGATTGGTCCTTGTGCTGATTCTGTTCCCAAGAAATTGGAGTTCATTTATTCACactgtttttaaccggttatttttatgcagGACTCAAATGATATATCCCATCTGTCAGGACtatattttcataataattcGCTAAGGGgatgtcaaaatgtatttattcaaagAGTTCTGGAGGGTTTTAATGGGACAGTTATTCAAGGGAGGTGTTTATTTTACtgggtgtaatatggtaacatgtataattaaataaattctcCTTAAATAGAAGAAatatacaacacaattaatatcaagaagtgattaaatacagtaaaaatgattggtaaattgtagatcatatggtagttaatgaattctactacaaatagaaatttgtttatttactttacttgtttacttgtttccggagctcagcaatgctgggtccggagtcgaggctaggctatgcctataagcccctcttgataattacatcaactcttgaatatggtgcaaatttaagagggtggttggaccatgcccgttcaagaccggacttaaattgattggttgatcttgaagctactacatcctccgataacgaattccataatactgtactgtatatggcatataaatCCAAAtggcaaataactgaaaaaatgtcAATggtgtgggtatcagtggctggatctcattggaaatacaaaataagcaaaaagctaaatgaaaacgataaagtaaaacagccagaaaaatgtgcagagctttcgggcaatgGTAACCATTTATCAGTGCCTCATTTAATATACAGTTAGTATAACATAGAATATGTTATAGGCAATTTCTATGTCCAGGCACTAAATTTTGGTTCAACAATTGCATctatggtacgttatgcgcctaccatggttgtcacgggtaacggagaatcagggttcgattccggagagggagcttgagaaacggctaccacatccaaggtcAGGAAATCGACTACGTAGTACACTATAGAACTAAATTCATTTGTACCTTTTTCCATCTGTGCTTTCAATGACAAATATTGTTGAATCACcgtttagtttattttgtatagtgtatctttattaaaactctttacttgtttatatttattttactttatatatattttgtatgttattgttgcACTGATGAAGAGCTAGgtttgcccgaaagctctgctaacttttctggctgttttacttcatcgttttgatttagcttttcgctctttttgttgtatctccattgagatccagccactgatacccacagcattgtcattttttcagtaatttgcctttggatttttgtatgttattgtgtTATGAATTTCTGCAAGGACCAAATAAATCTGAATCTGTaatgtttaataaaatgattttcatttatttgatttcaGTATAATTGATGTGACCACTTACTTGTACTTCACCTGTTTTGCTCCGCTTGCCTACCTTGCATTTCTGCACAATTTCTTAAGGTAAGCATACCCAAAGCCTGCTATACCCTAAAGTACACAGGTTTATTGCACTGTATTAGAAATTCAGCGAGTTGACTTCTTCCACAAAAAGcaatatgtttaaataacatagtataaaactgactTCAAATAACGAGAAAAGGCGGCAGACATACAAGTAAAAAATCAGATAAATAATTGTAGCTCTTTTGATGCTCTCAGATCACAATTGGAGAGGAGTTGTGGCTttgtggttatgatgcttggctaccacgccaagggtcctgggttcaagtcccgtcacatgtcaggagtttttctaataacaaaattacaactccactcccaagaCTTGTCAGACTtgtcttgtgtatatgtttgtctcgtgAACTTCTGAGGGTCCCATAATTATCAGTAATtactggatggatcaccctcataatggtcaaaacaaaaattcaatGACTAAAGGCCTCTTTGAGTAATAAATGACACAAATTTTTGGATCTGTcaattattttgatgttttaataaattaatgctTTATTTAACTGACTTCTTTCAATTATATATACACAGAATACAGGGGTGAATCTAGGATTTTAAATGACTAAATTAATGGGTCCAAGGGCGCTCCTGTTGCAGCTCTCCATCTTGTATATTACAGGAGCGTCCTTTATCCACATGCAAAGTGAAAATGAACAGTTTTTTTCTCTAAATGAACCATTTTTTCCTTAGATTTTATTGATATATCCTAACAGAAAACTTTTCACCTTTTCAACTAATCTTAAGTGACCTCCCTTTATTCTTTCAAACTCAATTTATTGTACACAATTGTTCATCAATAGTTCTTTGTGTAGGTGATAGGGATCAAGCTTTTCTTTAAATGTCAACGGTTACagatttacttttaaaaatgccttaaaattatataaaattcaattttgGTGACTTTCCTACAGtatctcttaagctctgtctacactatcaaactgtttgacaaaaaatgtgtgatgtgcccaaatacggtaaaTATAtgatgtccatgggcacatcacattttttgtcacataaactttgatagtgtagcagGAAATAATTTcaccagtgtagcatagcaaaaacagatacaaaacaaccttattgctacacatttctaaaattgtgtagcaaaaaatacaatacaaaactatgtttcttgactcaaaaatcagtttgattagcaatattgctagaaacaattttaaaatgaaatttttccctgtgtagacagaggtttataacctaatgtataggtccatgataACACTATGAAGTCCTGTGGCATTACATTTTTATAGAGGTGGCTTTATGTCACAACTCATTCTGCTTCACTGCCATTGACTTTGATGGTTTATTTCTGTGTATGATAGAGAACATttccacttttttttataaacagtaTGCCTGAGTAGgaaactggttttttttttctaattccATTTTATAAATGGtacaatgaaaatgtaaatttgtaaacattttatttatttatttgtatttaggAGTCCACAGCCAGCACTACTATTTTCTTACAAGCCTCAAATCGATGAAATTGATGATGAAACTCACACATTTCCTCGCACCATCACGCGGATACCAGACTCGCCCATCAACATCATGTACGAAAGCACAGAGTTCGCAGGACATGCCAACCCTAACAGTTACCTGAGTAATGATTTAACATACAGTCTAAATGCTGGCACAGAAAAGCAGAGTCCGGAGAATGTGTGAAATATTAAGGATGTATAGAGTTCATAGTTCATGGGTCGTACCATTTAGTAATAGGGGTGTTCATAATAGGGATATTGTCTTAGATGCTAAGGTAGTATATTATCCACATCAATCCTATATAACATGATTACAATATAGTTTGTAAAATACTAAATGTAATAGCATATAATGTATAGGCCATGTTTAAACATTGTAAAAATAGTAGTGCTCAGAAACTGAGAACATTTTCGGCTAAATTCACAGAGCAACAAAGCCTGtgctattttatattttggccCATATTGAAGATACAGATAACTATACAATTTTAAGACGTAACCAATACAGTATATCGATCCTGAAAATCAACGGATCAATAGAAAATTGTGGATGTTATCatgcaaacaaaaaaaaaaaaaatcaaaataatatttataagcaaataatttaattgtcaaaatacataattacaacatttaataatctacaataataattatgtaatttgtatCTGTAAGATTCTTGGCTTTGGATAAAAATAACTATACATCCCTATTATAAACATCCCTATTAATAAATGGTATGACCCACAGACTGGCATTGTTTCACTGTGGCAACATTTCTGATTTCGAGATGTAAATGGTGGAGAACCTGTTACTTTGCAGACTTTATTAAAGATATGGaagatattctttttttttattcctcaGTAACAGTGaagataattgttttaatttgatgaTACACCATTAAAGCAAAAGGTCCATGGCTACAGTGTTACTAGGCCTACAATTGTCCCTGGTACCACCATGTTGAAATGTCACCAGAACTCACACAGTTGACTGAACACTCATGCCTACTTATGTACCACTAATAGATTGACTTTAAATGTCAGTGGGTTTTAAGAACAGACAGGATTACTACcggtttttatttttgtacctTGAAAATCTTTGGGGCAGAAAATTGTAAATACGCACGTACACAGCAAGACGTCACACTGCTTATTGTACTGTAAATCTCCTATGCTGAAAGTTTCaggaaatgttaaaaaataatgacCAAATACAACAGATTATTTTCCTATATTTTTACGCTACCTTATTTTTAAttgcaataatatttcataatgattaatattattatgataatataaatatg
This DNA window, taken from Antedon mediterranea chromosome 9, ecAntMedi1.1, whole genome shotgun sequence, encodes the following:
- the LOC140058942 gene encoding transmembrane protein adipocyte-associated 1 homolog; amino-acid sequence: MMDGALVLSESLAGSINTVTQSPVNFTTTLIPTMTTAKNESNLGEVHCCLLVLYAEIGHKEIRYWDLALLIPNMLFLVFMIVKAKSAIAKLRQTTSPIFVTCYITVFTIAVISVVRAVVSMMVSSSTNSAGDIVDTVLWLILKFFLLGAELSVLTFGLAFGHLDSTASIKKALLVTTCISLAYSTVQGVLEIKYPDSHFDNPNAVFDVFSHGGTIFFFTSSLIFFLIYSVVLILPLTRLRDFIKLPSKRSFYYYCACLATVNCVQLIGCAILFYNIQPGLCIIDVTTYLYFTCFAPLAYLAFLHNFLRSPQPALLFSYKPQIDEIDDETHTFPRTITRIPDSPINIMYESTEFAGHANPNSYLSNDLTYSLNAGTEKQSPENV